The Pirellulales bacterium DNA segment TGCGTGGTTTCCGCGGCGGTCGGTGCGCGGAACAAGTACTCCTGGAACCAACCCGCCACGTCGTTGCCATAAGCCTCCGGGCTGTCGAAGAAGCCGAGCGCGATTTCGTACCGTATCGTGCCCGGGTCAACCCCCGCCGCCGCCTGCTGGTTATAAAAGTTCGTCCAGAACGTCTGACCAGCCGGGTCCGGCGTGCGGTTGAGAATGCGTTGGTAAAGCGCCGTGAGCCACGACTGGGGCGACCCGCCCGCCGAACTGTAGAATTCAGGGCTGTCCGCAAAGCCGGCCTTGATCTGCTCCGGCCCGCCGGTAGCGTGCCAGACGCTCTTCCAATACGCCAGACCGCCCGCATCGAGCGGGCGCAGCAGATATTGTTCATAGTAGTTGCCGAGCACCTTGTCGAGCAGCTCGTCGCTCTCGAAGAAGCCAAATGCGATGTCGCCGGTTTTGCCGCCGTTGTTGAAATCGCCGGTCCAGTATTGCAGGCCAGACGGATCGGGCGTGCGGTTGAGCACCGATTCGTAGAACTTCCAGACCACGGCCGCGTGCTGCGAGAGCACGGTGACGGTGGCCGTGGTTTGATCGCCTGAGGTGTCGGTCACCGTGAACTGGGCGCTGTCGTAGCCGGGGAAGTTGGTTCCCGGCGTATAGGTGAACGAACCGTCGGCCTTGATCGCGAAGCTGCCGCCCTGCGCGCCGGCCACGGTGCCGGCAGTGACGCTGAGCGGAGTGGGGGCCGTATCGCCGCTGAGCAATCCGTCGGCCGCCGAGACGGTCGCCGTGCCCGAACCGATCACGTAGGTCTGGTCGGTCGCCACGATCGACGTGCTCACGGGCTTAAAGAGATCGGCCAGGTCGTTTGTGCCCGCCGTGTTCGCGTCGCCCAAGAATCCTCCGCCCGGAGCCGGCACGTTAAACAACTCCTGCATCGTCTTCAGGTCGGAAGAGTGCGTGAAAGGCTGCGTGCTGTCGTAGGCGTTCCCCTTGGCCAGCGGCGAGATCACGATCTCGGGTATCGTATATTGAGACGTGCTTCCACCTTCGCTTTCGTCGAACCAGATGACAATCGCGCCGTTATTCTTGTAGGCCTGCGAAGCCTCGATCATGGGGATGATCTGCGAAAGGAAGTTGTCGCCCTCTGCGATCGCCTCTTGATCGGTACCGTCGTTCTTGTTGGCATCGTCATAGGTAACGCCGTTGTACGTAAACGTCGTGCTCTTGTCCGCCGGCAGCGAATTGTGCATGTCGTTGTACAGGTCGGGAGTAATCAGGTTGTACCGTCCGACCGCGTTTTGATTCAGGTCGGTTTGCAACTGTTGCAGGGGATCGTAGTGCGACACCTCGGGGTTCGAGGGTAAAAGGTCGGGCGCCGAGCTGGTGCTGCCGTTGGTGGCCGTGAAAAACAGTTGCCCGTCGTGCTTGGCCGCGAAACCATAATAGTTGTTGTGGTTGTAAGGATTGGTGTACGCCGTCGAACTACCGATGACGCTCTGTAGCGGAACGGTCCACTGGTTCTGCGGCAGTGGCTGGTAGGTCAACTGACCGCTGCCGTTGGTACTCAGGTCGATGTCTTCCTGATACGATTTCCAGGAGATGCCGGCAGTCTGCAACAATGCGCTGAGGTTGGGGGCGTTGACGATGTTGCTGGGGTAGGGATCGCTGTCGTTGAGCGGCCCGTGGGTGCCCGACTCCTGCCAGATGTAGTTCGGCTCGGAGGGGTGCGTGCTGTCGGCGTTGTAGTAATTGCTGGCGTACGAGGTTTGCGCGGCGTTGGCATTGCCCGGCGTCATGAGGCTGTTCAGGTAGGGGGCGGCCGGATTGCCCATGAGTTGCTCCGGCGAGCCGCTGAGGCCGGAGGGTTGCGTGAGGTTGTGGTTCTCCATGTCGATGTAGAAGACGTCGCCGACATTGGCCATCTGGGAGCCCGAGAGCATCGCGCGGGATTCGAGTCCCTCGATGAGCGACCGGCGACGGCGTTGGCCGGTCTTGTGGCGGCGGCGAAGAGAAAACAGGCTGGCCCGCGGAGAGACGATGTTTCGCATGAGATGAGATCCAGGGTGTGGTAGACGGGCGGCCCAACCCCCAGGCAAAGTACCCAAACGTTGGGTCAAAAGTAACGGGCAGACAGCCGCCACCTTAGCCTTCCGCAAGGGCGTTTGCAAGGGGCGGGAAGCTTTTGGTAGTGATTCCTTTGAGAATAGGTAAAGGGATTTCTGTCGGGCGGTAGAATCAGGGTTGTTCCTGAACCGCTTGCACGCCGGCCCGGACGGCCTATCATGGCGGTGGCGAATGTTCCGCCATCCTCGTTCAACCCCTTTTAACGGAGGCGATTTCGATGCGAAGCCTGACTCTTGCCGCGGCGACTCTGGCGATTACGGCCACTTGTCTTGCCGGTCTCTCGCGGGCCGACGACAGCACCGATCCGACCGGCACCTGGAAATGGTCGGTGACGTTCAACAACCAGACCCGCGATCTCACGCTCAAGCTCAAACTCGAAGGCGACAAGCTCACCGGTGCCATGCTCGGACGGAACAATCGGGAAATCGCCATCGAGAACGCCAGCTATAAGGACGGCGAAGTCGCGTTCACGGTCACCCGCGAGCGGAACGGGCAAAAGTTCACCTCCAAGTACAAAGGCAAGGTGAGCGGCGACACGATCAAAGGCACCATCGAGAACGAACGCGACGGACAAACGCGGTCGCGCGACTGGGAAGCCAAACGCGAGAAAGCCTAAATGCGGAAACTGATTGAAGGCATCGTCAATTTTCGAGAGCAAGTGCTGCCGCAGTACGAGGAGCACTTTCGGCGCTTGTCGCAGGGGCAAACGCCCGACGCGCTGTTCATCACCTGTTCGGACAGCCGCGTCGTGCCCGACCTCTTGATGTCGACCGATCCGGGCGACCTGTTCGTGATGCGCAACGTCGGCAACCTGATTCCCCCGGCCACGATCGAAGGCAGCTCGACCGGCGACTTGTCGGAAGCCAGCGCCATCGAGTTCTCGGTGCTGGTGCTGGGGGTGCAGAGCATCGTCGTCTGCGGCCATTCCGAGTGCGGCGCCATGAAGGCGGCCATGGAGCGCAAGCCGACCTCGGAGACGCCGAACCTCAACAAGTGGCTCCATCACTGCAACACCGCCCTGTTCCGGCTCGATCAGGAAGGACCGTTGAACCGAGCGCTGCCGGCTCACGACCAGCTCTCGCAGATCAATGTGCTCGTGCAGCTCGAACATTTGATGTCGTACCCCATCGTCCGACAGCGCGTGCATGCGGGCGCCTTGCAGCTTGGCGGCTGGTGGTTCGACATCGCCCAGGCGCGAATGCTCTCTTATGAGCGCGAGACGCGGGCCTTCGAGCCGATCGATCGCCGGGCGGCCGAGCGGCTGATGCAGCGGCTTGCCCCGGCCGGCACCCAGGAAGCGTGAGGTGAGAACATGATCGTAAAAATCGTCGTCGTCGGCATCGGTGATAACGGCGCCGAGAGCCTCTCGCGCGAAGCTCTGCGACGGGTGTCGGAAGCCGAACTGCTGCTGGGCGGCGAGCGGCACCTGGGGTTCTTCGCCGATCACCAGGCCGAAAAGCTGGCGATACGCGACAATCTGAAAGAGATCGCCGCCCGGCTGCAAGTCGAAACGCGGCGCGTGGTCGTGCTCGCATCGGGCGATCCGCTGTTTTATGGCATCGCCGGCTATCTGGCCACGAAGGTCGGCCGCGACCGGCTGGAGGTGCTGCCGAACATTTCGTCGATGCAGCTCGCCTTCGCCCGACTGAAAGAATCGTGGCACGACGCGGCCCTGGTAAGCTGCCACGCCAAGCCGATCGAAGACGCGATGGACGTCATTCGCGACGCCAAGAAGGTTGGCATTTTCACCGACGACGAGAACACGCCCGGCCGGATCGCCCGCGAGCTATTGAAGGCCGGCATCGGCGGATTCCGCGCCCACGTGTGCGAGAACCTGGGCGGCAGCGACGAGCGGGTCACATCGTGTGACCTGGCGGAGCTGGCCGAGCGCTCGTTTGCGCCGCTCAACGTGCTGGTGCTCATCAAGCAGGCTCAAACGCCGGCGATCCATCGCCGCGACTGGACGTTCGGCATTCCAGAAGAGGCTTTTTATCAGCGGCAGCCGCTGAAGGGACTGATCACCAAGACGGAAGTCCGCGTGCTCAGCCTGGCGAAGCTGCGGCTGCGGCCGGGCAACCTCGTGTGGGACATCGGGGCCGGATCCGGCTCGGTATCGATCGAGGCGGCCCTACTGGGAGCCAAGGTGTGGGCCATCGAGAAGAACAAGGAAGATTGCGAGATCATCCGCCGCAACATCGAGAAATTCGAGACGCCGCAGGTCACGGTCGTGCATGGCATCGCTCCCGCGGCGCTGACGGATTTGCCCGACCCCGATGCGGTGTTCATTGGCGGCAGCGGCGGCGAAATGGCGGAGCTGGTGCGCCTCTGCCGCGAGCGTCTGACCGCCGGCGGGCGGCTGGCGATCAACGTGGCCACGCTGGAAAACCTGGGCGAAGTGCC contains these protein-coding regions:
- the cbiE gene encoding precorrin-6y C5,15-methyltransferase (decarboxylating) subunit CbiE; translated protein: MIVKIVVVGIGDNGAESLSREALRRVSEAELLLGGERHLGFFADHQAEKLAIRDNLKEIAARLQVETRRVVVLASGDPLFYGIAGYLATKVGRDRLEVLPNISSMQLAFARLKESWHDAALVSCHAKPIEDAMDVIRDAKKVGIFTDDENTPGRIARELLKAGIGGFRAHVCENLGGSDERVTSCDLAELAERSFAPLNVLVLIKQAQTPAIHRRDWTFGIPEEAFYQRQPLKGLITKTEVRVLSLAKLRLRPGNLVWDIGAGSGSVSIEAALLGAKVWAIEKNKEDCEIIRRNIEKFETPQVTVVHGIAPAALTDLPDPDAVFIGGSGGEMAELVRLCRERLTAGGRLAINVATLENLGEVPADDVTLVQISRTRPILNLHRLEALNPVFVACWEKQ
- a CDS encoding DUF4214 domain-containing protein gives rise to the protein MRNIVSPRASLFSLRRRHKTGQRRRRSLIEGLESRAMLSGSQMANVGDVFYIDMENHNLTQPSGLSGSPEQLMGNPAAPYLNSLMTPGNANAAQTSYASNYYNADSTHPSEPNYIWQESGTHGPLNDSDPYPSNIVNAPNLSALLQTAGISWKSYQEDIDLSTNGSGQLTYQPLPQNQWTVPLQSVIGSSTAYTNPYNHNNYYGFAAKHDGQLFFTATNGSTSSAPDLLPSNPEVSHYDPLQQLQTDLNQNAVGRYNLITPDLYNDMHNSLPADKSTTFTYNGVTYDDANKNDGTDQEAIAEGDNFLSQIIPMIEASQAYKNNGAIVIWFDESEGGSTSQYTIPEIVISPLAKGNAYDSTQPFTHSSDLKTMQELFNVPAPGGGFLGDANTAGTNDLADLFKPVSTSIVATDQTYVIGSGTATVSAADGLLSGDTAPTPLSVTAGTVAGAQGGSFAIKADGSFTYTPGTNFPGYDSAQFTVTDTSGDQTTATVTVLSQHAAVVWKFYESVLNRTPDPSGLQYWTGDFNNGGKTGDIAFGFFESDELLDKVLGNYYEQYLLRPLDAGGLAYWKSVWHATGGPEQIKAGFADSPEFYSSAGGSPQSWLTALYQRILNRTPDPAGQTFWTNFYNQQAAAGVDPGTIRYEIALGFFDSPEAYGNDVAGWFQEYLFRAPTAAETTQYVDQMKAGATDRTIEQEITNLPEYANNPPAPAAGTAAALPDFYQKGSTI
- a CDS encoding carbonic anhydrase — its product is MRKLIEGIVNFREQVLPQYEEHFRRLSQGQTPDALFITCSDSRVVPDLLMSTDPGDLFVMRNVGNLIPPATIEGSSTGDLSEASAIEFSVLVLGVQSIVVCGHSECGAMKAAMERKPTSETPNLNKWLHHCNTALFRLDQEGPLNRALPAHDQLSQINVLVQLEHLMSYPIVRQRVHAGALQLGGWWFDIAQARMLSYERETRAFEPIDRRAAERLMQRLAPAGTQEA